From the Acidicapsa ligni genome, one window contains:
- a CDS encoding biotin--[acetyl-CoA-carboxylase] ligase, with amino-acid sequence MPTDQLNPNTINTALVGTPFSGKMHHLATIESTNTHALAQIKQAAPHGSFYIADEQTAGRGRSDHQWHSALSQGLYLSVLLRPAITAPELVWIPLLAGLAAHSAITEATGLTADLRWPNDLLIGPRKTGGILVEAQTDSGKVTGVVIGIGINLHQQQFPLSLAGQAFSTEPTSLDLETGRITSRQQLLIAILQSLDTELKIFHSQNRHTALSQIPSRIEAISTWVNNRRVEVHGPQPCTGITAGLDPQGFLKVRTATGLITITTGGIRAAAN; translated from the coding sequence ATGCCAACCGACCAACTAAACCCCAACACGATCAACACCGCCCTCGTCGGAACCCCCTTCAGCGGCAAGATGCATCACCTCGCCACCATCGAATCCACCAACACCCACGCATTAGCTCAGATCAAACAAGCCGCCCCGCACGGCAGCTTCTACATTGCCGATGAACAAACCGCGGGCCGCGGCCGCAGCGATCATCAATGGCACTCTGCCCTGAGCCAGGGCCTCTACTTAAGCGTCCTTCTCCGACCCGCAATAACCGCCCCCGAACTAGTCTGGATACCTCTTTTAGCTGGCCTCGCCGCTCACAGCGCCATCACTGAAGCCACCGGCCTCACCGCCGACCTCCGCTGGCCCAACGACCTCCTCATCGGCCCCCGCAAAACCGGCGGCATCCTCGTCGAAGCCCAGACCGATTCAGGCAAAGTAACAGGCGTAGTCATCGGCATCGGCATCAATCTCCACCAGCAGCAATTCCCCCTCAGCCTCGCTGGACAAGCCTTCTCCACCGAACCCACCTCGCTTGACCTCGAAACAGGCCGCATCACCAGCCGTCAGCAACTCCTGATAGCCATCCTCCAATCCCTCGATACAGAACTGAAAATCTTCCACTCCCAAAACCGCCACACAGCCCTGTCGCAAATCCCCAGCCGCATAGAGGCCATCAGCACCTGGGTCAACAACCGCCGCGTAGAAGTTCACGGCCCCCAACCCTGCACCGGCATCACCGCCGGCCTGGACCCACAAGGCTTCCTGAAAGTCCGCACTGCAACAGGCCTGATCACCATCACCACCGGCGGCATCCGCGCAGCAGCAAACTAA
- the nadC gene encoding carboxylating nicotinate-nucleotide diphosphorylase translates to MDWKNRRIEALLEQALIEDKAASDATTNLTIDPDLRATATILARQDMIVAGLGCVPRIFEIFAKLDPRQPAQTRYEVVSHPEIFDGVRVRDGQSLAVIRHNARALLSCERVILNLMQHLSGIATLTRRYADELQGTKAHVLDTRKTVPGLRALDKYAVLCGGGTNHRLDLSDGILIKNNHISLGGGVQQVLTRALADRKPGMRVQIEVRSTRELEDALKYGAEALLLDNMTPEEVKDAVSRIKQFVAEREASSTSNDKSGDKSNNKPNDKPGSWIPTEASGGIVLENIRAYALAGVDFISVGALTHSAKAADISMRITAEKR, encoded by the coding sequence ATGGACTGGAAAAATCGCCGCATCGAAGCCCTGCTAGAACAGGCGCTCATCGAAGACAAAGCCGCCAGCGACGCCACCACCAACCTCACCATCGACCCCGACCTGCGCGCCACCGCCACCATCCTCGCTCGTCAGGACATGATCGTCGCAGGCCTCGGCTGCGTCCCGCGCATCTTTGAAATCTTCGCCAAGCTCGACCCGCGCCAGCCCGCGCAAACCCGCTATGAAGTAGTCAGCCACCCCGAGATCTTCGACGGGGTCCGCGTCCGCGACGGCCAATCCCTCGCCGTCATTCGCCACAACGCCCGAGCCCTCCTGAGCTGCGAACGAGTCATCCTCAACCTCATGCAGCACCTCAGCGGCATCGCCACCCTGACGCGCCGATACGCCGACGAATTGCAGGGTACCAAGGCCCACGTTCTCGACACTCGCAAGACCGTCCCCGGTCTACGGGCATTGGATAAATACGCCGTCCTCTGCGGCGGAGGCACCAATCACCGCCTCGACCTCTCCGACGGAATCCTCATCAAAAACAACCACATTTCCCTCGGCGGCGGAGTCCAGCAAGTCCTCACCCGCGCCCTCGCCGACCGCAAACCCGGCATGCGCGTCCAGATCGAAGTCCGCTCCACCAGGGAACTCGAAGACGCCCTGAAATACGGCGCCGAAGCCCTGCTCCTCGACAACATGACCCCCGAAGAAGTAAAAGACGCCGTCTCACGAATCAAGCAATTCGTAGCAGAACGCGAAGCCTCCAGCACCAGTAACGACAAATCCGGCGACAAGTCTAACAACAAGCCCAACGACAAACCCGGTAGCTGGATCCCCACCGAGGCCTCCGGCGGCATCGTCCTGGAAAACATCCGCGCCTACGCCCTCGCCGGCGTAGACTTCATCTCCGTCGGAGCACTAACCCACTCCGCCAAAGCCGCCGACATCAGCATGCGCATCACCGCAGAAAAACGCTAA
- a CDS encoding valine--tRNA ligase: MPHDLPKAYDPTAIEDKWAEYWVKENLFAQPAPATTGSDSAEGGSLDDRSPFTILLPPPNVTGRLHMGHMLNQTEMDILTRWHRMKGDPTLWVPGTDHAGIATQMMVEKQVASEGTSRTALGREAFLTRVWDWKKLYGGAILDQMKRLGASVDWQREYFTMDENLSVAVREAFVRLYEQDLIYRGAYVVNWCPGCQTAVSDLEVVHEETLGKLWEIRYPIVGSQGEYLTVATTRPETMLGDVAVAIHPEDERYLHLHGKKLLLPLVGREIPIVLDEWVSRDFGTGAVKITPAHDPNDFAMGQRHQLPSINIMDDTAHINAQGGAYAGLDRYEARKRIIDDLAAEGLLGTIHDHKLSIGRCDRSKDVIEPRLSTQWFIKIQPLADRAIEVVEQGHVKFTPEQYKKTYLNWMTNIHDWCISRQLWWGHRIPAWHCAACHKITVPKSGQPDPSACSHCGQSELTQETDVLDTWFSSGLLPISVFGWPFKNNQPSIDFQTFYPTSLLVTGFDILFFWVARMIMLGCWFAKDVPEADGSERTLARSVPFKDVYIHALVRDANREKMSKTKGNVIDPIEIVKQYGTDAVRFTLASMASPGTDIAFNIARTEGYRAFANKIWNAARFLFMNVDRAAEIGITVDPAALGSMPTAANDAPLEARWIVAELHKTAAEVNASLANYRYDDAANTIYQFFWGSFCDWYLEIVKLRLDFSETADKAATKSALTTLLSVFEASLRLLSPFMPFLTEEIWHAIYDENPPTTSIALTSYPTAIGSAQNEDAISQMVLIQSLIVEIRALRKEVGVEEKISTPVLIRADDRTHQTFAANSTIVERLARVSELSFVSEIPDSTGKRSTPHFDLSVIYEREIDIPAERERLTKEIAKLEKGLASAERQLGNEAFLAKAPANIVEGLKKQESENRQLLTKAQAALEALPAQ; encoded by the coding sequence ATGCCACACGACCTTCCCAAAGCCTACGACCCAACCGCCATTGAAGATAAATGGGCCGAATACTGGGTCAAAGAAAACCTCTTCGCCCAACCGGCCCCAGCCACTACCGGCTCGGACAGCGCCGAAGGCGGCTCCCTGGACGATAGGTCCCCCTTTACCATCCTGCTGCCGCCGCCCAACGTAACCGGCCGCCTCCACATGGGCCACATGCTCAACCAGACGGAGATGGACATCCTCACCCGCTGGCACCGCATGAAGGGCGACCCGACCCTCTGGGTTCCCGGCACCGACCACGCCGGTATCGCAACGCAAATGATGGTCGAAAAGCAAGTCGCCAGCGAAGGCACCTCAAGAACAGCCCTGGGCCGCGAAGCCTTCCTGACCCGCGTCTGGGACTGGAAAAAACTCTACGGCGGAGCCATCCTCGACCAGATGAAGCGCCTCGGCGCCTCCGTGGACTGGCAGCGCGAATACTTCACCATGGACGAAAATCTCTCCGTAGCCGTCCGCGAAGCCTTCGTCCGCCTCTACGAACAAGACCTCATCTATCGCGGAGCCTACGTCGTCAACTGGTGCCCCGGCTGCCAGACCGCCGTCAGCGATCTCGAAGTAGTCCACGAAGAAACGCTGGGAAAACTCTGGGAGATCCGCTACCCCATCGTCGGCAGCCAGGGAGAATACTTAACAGTCGCCACCACCCGCCCCGAAACCATGCTCGGCGACGTAGCCGTAGCCATTCACCCGGAGGACGAGCGCTACCTGCACCTCCACGGTAAAAAGCTCTTGCTGCCGTTGGTAGGCCGCGAAATCCCCATCGTCCTCGACGAGTGGGTCAGCCGCGACTTCGGCACCGGAGCCGTCAAGATCACCCCCGCCCACGACCCCAACGACTTCGCCATGGGCCAGCGCCATCAGCTGCCGTCCATCAACATCATGGACGACACCGCGCACATCAACGCGCAGGGCGGAGCATACGCCGGTCTCGACCGCTACGAAGCCCGCAAACGCATCATCGACGACCTCGCCGCCGAAGGCCTCCTCGGAACCATCCACGACCACAAGCTCTCCATAGGCCGTTGCGACCGCAGCAAAGACGTCATCGAGCCGCGTCTCTCCACACAGTGGTTCATCAAGATCCAACCCCTCGCCGACCGAGCTATCGAAGTAGTCGAGCAAGGCCACGTCAAGTTCACACCCGAGCAGTACAAAAAGACCTATCTCAACTGGATGACCAACATCCACGACTGGTGCATCAGCCGCCAGCTCTGGTGGGGCCATCGCATCCCCGCCTGGCACTGCGCCGCCTGTCACAAGATCACCGTTCCCAAATCCGGCCAGCCCGACCCATCCGCCTGTTCCCACTGCGGCCAATCCGAACTAACCCAGGAAACCGACGTCCTCGACACCTGGTTCTCATCTGGACTGCTCCCAATCTCAGTCTTCGGCTGGCCCTTCAAAAACAACCAGCCCAGCATCGACTTCCAGACCTTCTATCCCACCAGCCTGTTAGTCACCGGCTTCGACATCCTTTTCTTCTGGGTAGCCCGCATGATCATGCTCGGCTGCTGGTTCGCAAAAGACGTTCCCGAAGCCGACGGCAGCGAACGCACCCTCGCTCGTAGCGTCCCCTTCAAAGACGTCTACATCCACGCCCTCGTCCGCGACGCCAACCGCGAAAAGATGTCCAAAACCAAGGGCAACGTCATCGACCCCATCGAAATCGTCAAGCAATACGGCACAGATGCCGTACGTTTCACACTCGCTTCGATGGCGTCTCCCGGCACCGACATCGCCTTCAACATAGCCAGAACAGAAGGCTACCGCGCCTTCGCCAACAAGATCTGGAACGCCGCCCGCTTCCTCTTCATGAACGTAGACCGAGCCGCAGAGATCGGCATCACCGTCGATCCTGCAGCCCTCGGCTCCATGCCCACCGCTGCCAACGACGCCCCACTCGAAGCCCGCTGGATCGTAGCCGAGCTCCACAAGACCGCAGCAGAAGTAAACGCCTCTCTAGCGAACTACCGCTACGACGACGCAGCCAACACCATCTATCAATTCTTCTGGGGTAGCTTCTGCGACTGGTATCTCGAAATCGTCAAGCTCCGTCTCGACTTCAGCGAGACAGCAGATAAAGCCGCAACCAAATCCGCGCTGACAACACTGCTAAGCGTCTTCGAAGCATCCCTGCGCCTGCTATCGCCCTTCATGCCCTTCCTCACAGAAGAGATTTGGCACGCCATCTACGACGAAAATCCGCCAACAACGTCCATCGCTTTGACGAGCTATCCCACAGCTATCGGCAGCGCTCAAAACGAGGACGCAATTTCTCAGATGGTTCTGATTCAAAGCCTGATCGTCGAAATACGCGCCCTGCGCAAAGAGGTCGGCGTTGAAGAAAAGATCAGTACGCCTGTCCTCATCCGCGCCGATGACAGAACGCACCAAACCTTCGCAGCGAACAGCACAATCGTAGAGCGCCTGGCCAGGGTGAGCGAACTCAGCTTCGTCTCAGAAATCCCCGACAGCACAGGCAAACGCTCAACTCCGCACTTCGATCTAAGCGTCATCTACGAACGCGAAATCGACATCCCGGCAGAACGCGAACGCCTGACCAAAGAAATCGCCAAACTGGAAAAAGGCCTGGCCTCCGCAGAACGTCAGCTAGGCAACGAAGCCTTCCTCGCCAAAGCCCCAGCCAACATCGTCGAAGGCCTCAAAAAGCAGGAATCCGAAAATCGCCAGCTACTAACCAAAGCCCAGGCAGCACTCGAAGCACTACCTGCACAATGA